A window from Mycobacterium saskatchewanense encodes these proteins:
- a CDS encoding CAP domain-containing protein: MAGLVPRNARPGDNVCVPKAIADTVQKENASAAKGVGYVPGGGAYGPKTCTSGLVWREAFDGDGVCVDPGRRQQTWQENADAGVGNTGGLKPEAGFNPGGAPAAKGSGGPDPALLAAVNDARMNPGKYPPHTTDPNTGKPWDTSGAATKACGKPFADSGALDNTAATHNGFIATMDQNTVNKFPNMHRTASGGLETDQGGPITQAGYSSTGEIVADGFTSEATALQFWMQDDGGANNWGHRNLILNCNLTDAGAAHFAGGPLGHYWTVDMGSH, encoded by the coding sequence ATGGCCGGGCTGGTACCGCGTAACGCTCGACCCGGCGACAACGTTTGCGTCCCGAAGGCGATCGCCGACACCGTACAGAAGGAAAACGCGTCCGCGGCAAAGGGTGTGGGCTATGTGCCCGGCGGCGGCGCCTACGGACCGAAGACCTGTACCTCGGGTTTGGTGTGGCGCGAAGCATTTGACGGTGACGGGGTCTGCGTGGACCCTGGGCGGCGGCAACAAACCTGGCAGGAGAATGCCGATGCCGGTGTCGGCAACACCGGCGGTCTCAAGCCGGAGGCCGGCTTCAACCCCGGCGGTGCCCCGGCGGCCAAGGGTAGCGGTGGCCCCGATCCTGCTCTGCTCGCGGCGGTCAACGACGCCAGGATGAACCCCGGCAAGTACCCGCCGCACACCACAGATCCCAACACGGGCAAGCCATGGGACACCTCCGGCGCCGCAACGAAGGCCTGCGGGAAGCCTTTCGCCGATTCCGGGGCCTTGGACAACACGGCTGCGACGCACAACGGCTTCATCGCCACGATGGACCAAAATACGGTGAACAAATTTCCCAACATGCACAGGACCGCGAGCGGCGGCCTCGAAACGGATCAGGGCGGACCCATCACGCAAGCCGGATACTCGTCTACTGGAGAGATTGTTGCCGACGGCTTCACCTCCGAAGCGACTGCGCTGCAGTTCTGGATGCAAGATGACGGCGGCGCCAACAACTGGGGTCACCGCAACCTGATCCTGAACTGTAACCTCACGGACGCCGGCGCAGCGCACTTCGCAGGGGGTCCTTTAGGACATTATTGGACCGTTGACATGGGCTCCCACTGA
- a CDS encoding acyl carrier protein codes for MTMKTIDHQELADWLTAEVARLVGLPVDAIDVDTPLADYGLDSAASLALCADLEDELGIIAETTIVWDYPTVDGIAQHLAALGRSL; via the coding sequence ATGACCATGAAGACCATCGACCACCAGGAACTCGCCGACTGGCTGACCGCGGAGGTCGCCCGGCTCGTCGGGTTACCCGTCGACGCCATCGACGTCGACACGCCGCTTGCCGATTATGGCCTCGACTCGGCCGCCAGCCTCGCGCTGTGCGCGGACTTGGAGGACGAACTGGGCATCATCGCCGAAACGACGATCGTCTGGGACTACCCGACGGTCGATGGCATCGCGCAACACCTTGCAGCACTCGGGCGATCGTTGTGA
- a CDS encoding long-chain-fatty-acid--CoA ligase: MSALTRQINVTAASSSRGLTAGTVAAPIRLGWSEVQHRAARIAAGLGRLGVEPEGSIAVLASDAADVASLAQAAWFMRAALTMLQQPTPRADLTVWLADTVRAIRLVRADVVVVGDSFLAALDQLASHGVKVCTVESLRTATPGALKPDDAQDEDIALRQLTSGSTGTPKAVEITHANLAANVVALFDGMNVDTDTDVIVSWLPLSHDMGMVGFVCAPMQMGVETVVVPPQEFLARPIVWAELISRHRATITSGPSFGYGVLSRALRRVKEPAVIDLSSLRIAIIGAEPVDHRQLTEFADAGAPFGLRPTASVPAYGLAEATLVVSLAVSRDRPIVDAIARRAASDHHRAQPVRDDTEDAQHVVCLGPPVTGTSVRITRGGMPLAPRQIGTIEISGASVAKNYLTSDGVTPLASAAGWFDTGDLGYLDEQGRVYVCGRAKELIVIAGRNLYPHDIERAAEGVAGVRTGCVIALRVDEEEGPEGFAVLAEVRDVDDEATRVRISRDITARVSQHVGHLPRQVRLFPAGTLPKTSSGKLRRNSARELLLR, translated from the coding sequence GTGAGTGCGCTCACCCGCCAAATAAACGTCACCGCGGCATCGTCTTCGCGGGGTCTCACCGCGGGAACGGTGGCGGCCCCAATCCGGCTGGGTTGGAGCGAAGTTCAGCACCGGGCAGCGCGGATAGCCGCCGGCCTCGGCCGCCTGGGCGTTGAGCCCGAGGGGTCGATTGCGGTACTGGCCAGCGACGCGGCCGATGTTGCCTCGCTCGCCCAGGCAGCCTGGTTCATGCGGGCGGCATTGACCATGCTTCAGCAACCGACACCCCGCGCCGACCTAACCGTGTGGCTGGCCGACACCGTACGCGCAATCCGCCTGGTCAGAGCGGATGTGGTGGTTGTCGGCGACTCCTTCCTCGCGGCGCTGGATCAACTGGCCAGCCACGGCGTGAAGGTTTGCACCGTCGAATCCCTGCGCACTGCTACACCCGGCGCGCTGAAACCCGACGACGCCCAAGACGAAGACATCGCGCTAAGGCAGTTGACCTCCGGCTCCACGGGCACGCCGAAGGCCGTAGAGATCACTCACGCCAACCTTGCCGCAAACGTCGTCGCGCTGTTCGATGGGATGAATGTGGACACCGACACCGACGTGATCGTGTCCTGGTTGCCACTCTCCCACGACATGGGCATGGTCGGCTTCGTCTGCGCGCCAATGCAAATGGGCGTCGAGACCGTTGTCGTCCCGCCGCAAGAGTTTCTCGCCCGACCGATCGTCTGGGCTGAGCTGATCAGCCGGCATCGCGCCACCATCACCTCGGGCCCCAGTTTCGGCTATGGCGTTCTGTCTCGTGCCTTGCGCCGCGTCAAAGAACCAGCGGTTATCGATCTCTCGTCACTGCGGATCGCGATAATCGGCGCGGAGCCTGTCGACCACCGTCAACTGACAGAATTCGCCGATGCGGGAGCGCCATTCGGGCTGCGCCCGACGGCATCGGTACCCGCCTACGGACTCGCGGAAGCGACCTTGGTGGTGTCTTTGGCGGTGAGCCGCGACCGGCCGATCGTGGATGCGATAGCGCGGCGTGCGGCCAGCGATCACCACCGGGCGCAACCCGTCCGCGATGACACCGAAGATGCGCAACACGTTGTCTGTCTCGGTCCACCCGTCACCGGCACCAGCGTTCGCATCACCCGCGGCGGGATGCCGTTGGCGCCAAGACAAATCGGCACCATCGAGATCAGTGGAGCTTCCGTCGCCAAGAACTACCTCACATCGGACGGTGTCACCCCTCTCGCGTCCGCGGCCGGGTGGTTCGATACCGGGGATCTCGGATACCTCGACGAGCAGGGAAGAGTTTATGTTTGCGGCCGCGCCAAAGAGCTCATCGTCATAGCCGGCAGGAACCTCTATCCGCACGACATCGAGCGGGCGGCCGAGGGTGTCGCGGGCGTGCGGACGGGGTGCGTTATCGCGCTGCGCGTCGATGAGGAGGAGGGCCCGGAGGGTTTTGCGGTACTAGCCGAAGTCCGCGACGTCGACGACGAGGCCACGCGGGTGCGGATCAGCCGCGACATCACGGCCCGGGTGAGCCAACACGTCGGACACCTTCCGCGCCAGGTCCGCCTTTTTCCGGCAGGCACTTTGCCGAAGACGTCGTCGGGCAAGCTTCGGCGAAATAGCGCTCGGGAACTCCTGCTGCGATGA
- a CDS encoding VOC family protein yields MNSIGAPLVELRLLSYRPAEMAAWWSALLGVQPHPVTAKLTTVTAARLGVVIERSQTAFDYHPEASGVTAINLTFDEPDDIRATVDRLAGHNSHPYRATRQGAVTALWFRDPNGTDVALSLPSGNAGPDVNLAEWPDELDPDTVLADTEPSR; encoded by the coding sequence GTGAATTCCATTGGCGCACCGCTCGTCGAGCTACGACTGCTCAGCTACCGGCCGGCGGAGATGGCGGCCTGGTGGTCCGCTTTGCTTGGTGTGCAACCGCATCCGGTCACCGCGAAGCTGACCACTGTCACCGCCGCACGCCTCGGAGTCGTCATCGAGCGCTCCCAGACTGCATTTGACTACCATCCCGAGGCGAGCGGCGTCACCGCGATCAACTTGACTTTCGACGAGCCAGACGACATCCGTGCAACGGTCGATCGGTTGGCGGGGCACAATTCTCACCCCTACCGAGCGACCCGCCAGGGCGCGGTCACGGCGCTGTGGTTCCGCGACCCCAACGGTACCGATGTCGCGTTGAGCCTTCCCTCGGGCAACGCTGGCCCCGATGTGAACCTGGCCGAGTGGCCCGACGAACTGGACCCCGACACGGTGCTGGCCGACACCGAGCCATCCCGCTAG
- a CDS encoding type I polyketide synthase encodes MIPIAVVGIDCRFPAAPDKDAFWQLMLDATVTDTEVPAQRWNVDAYYDRGGAPGTMNTRRGHFIGNVDAFDNQFFGVAPIEAAALDPQQRLLLETSWRALEDGGIDPRSLAGTQTGVFVGIMSSEWSSLQLNDFAGVTPFRGTGSGYFMAANRISYHLGLTGPSMAIDSACSSSLTAVHHGCAALRSGEADLVIAAGANLILTPSLSIFYTQAGLSAPDGRCKPFGQHADGIGRGEGVGAVVLRRLDDALAAGQPIYAIVKSSVVNHDGRSNGITAPNRHTQVALMRRALELAEIDAASVDFVEAHGTGTVIGDAIEARALGEVHHARRANPCLLGSVKGNIGHTEGSAGIASFIKACLALQHRTLPPTTYGGEDHRGLRLDELGLQLADRARALPTEGAIGAISSFGLGGSNAHVVVESAPAPAAPVTGRYGVLTISASSPKSLLRNIAAVTPALDSLEPDHVASWCRSTNVVKRSNRHRIAVHGDRDSLLKCLRQFTAGARPDLASSAPARKTPASFGLLFSGQGTQYPGMTLPLYEANPVYRSILDAAAAAVNQHLRADVLGALFGSQSSLADASLAQPALFIVSYALASTLRESGIEIAFGIGHSLGEITAACLAGVLTLEDATRLVAVRGRMMESLPHDGAMLSAELSLAEAEAVLEAESACAVAAVNGEHALTISGPIDAVERTHTLIRQQGRKAVRLNVSQAFHSPSMSPIVEDFRRELQGLEPGDAEFPIFSTVLGRQVVGQEMNADYWAEQILAPVRFSDAVRAALSWTVPAYFAEAGPRSVLLSLARQSEMASEARMLALCSGPDSGGTELLEVAAATMRDGYSPDLDALCGRSTDFAFRLPPYVFDDSNRFWLDRPTVHGEHMSNTQTTDESANGAPASCSPTGDVVTAGIVDMIADVGGYPSGTLDLSKRLVEDLGYDSLLQLRLLERLRTQYPPLSDVNVVEVLPSIGSVGDLVGFITQRLSLSGETG; translated from the coding sequence GTGATACCCATCGCCGTGGTGGGGATCGACTGCCGCTTTCCGGCCGCGCCTGACAAAGACGCGTTCTGGCAGTTGATGCTTGATGCGACGGTCACCGATACGGAGGTTCCGGCCCAGCGGTGGAATGTCGACGCCTACTATGACCGAGGCGGAGCGCCGGGCACCATGAACACCAGGCGTGGCCACTTCATCGGCAACGTTGACGCGTTCGACAACCAGTTCTTCGGCGTCGCACCCATTGAAGCGGCTGCGCTCGATCCCCAGCAGCGACTGCTGCTCGAGACGTCGTGGCGGGCACTCGAGGACGGCGGAATCGATCCACGCTCACTGGCCGGCACGCAGACCGGTGTGTTCGTCGGGATCATGTCCAGCGAGTGGAGCAGTCTGCAGCTCAACGATTTCGCCGGAGTCACCCCGTTCCGCGGCACCGGCAGCGGCTACTTCATGGCCGCGAACCGGATCTCCTACCATCTGGGGCTGACGGGGCCGAGCATGGCGATAGATTCGGCGTGCTCCTCCTCGCTGACCGCGGTTCACCACGGTTGTGCCGCGTTACGGTCGGGCGAAGCTGACCTGGTCATCGCCGCGGGTGCCAACCTGATATTGACGCCTTCGCTTTCGATCTTCTATACCCAGGCGGGATTGTCGGCCCCGGACGGCCGGTGCAAGCCGTTTGGGCAACACGCCGACGGCATCGGCCGCGGGGAAGGCGTCGGCGCTGTGGTATTGCGCCGGCTTGACGATGCCCTGGCGGCGGGGCAGCCGATCTATGCGATCGTGAAGAGTTCGGTGGTCAACCACGATGGCCGCAGTAACGGAATCACCGCGCCGAACCGCCACACCCAGGTCGCACTGATGCGGCGAGCGCTCGAACTTGCCGAAATCGACGCGGCGTCGGTCGACTTCGTCGAAGCGCACGGCACGGGCACGGTCATCGGCGACGCGATCGAGGCCCGGGCGCTCGGTGAAGTGCACCACGCACGACGCGCCAATCCCTGCCTTCTGGGCTCGGTGAAGGGAAACATCGGACACACGGAGGGCAGCGCCGGCATCGCATCGTTCATCAAGGCGTGTCTGGCGCTGCAGCATCGCACGCTGCCACCCACGACGTACGGCGGTGAAGACCACCGCGGGCTGCGGCTCGATGAGCTCGGGCTGCAACTGGCCGACCGCGCACGGGCTTTGCCCACCGAAGGCGCAATCGGCGCGATCAGCTCCTTCGGCCTCGGCGGCAGCAACGCGCATGTGGTCGTGGAGTCCGCACCCGCACCGGCAGCGCCCGTCACGGGTCGATACGGAGTCTTGACAATTTCCGCATCTTCGCCGAAGTCCCTGTTGCGCAACATCGCGGCGGTCACTCCCGCGTTGGACTCCCTCGAGCCCGACCACGTGGCCTCCTGGTGTCGGTCGACCAACGTGGTGAAACGGTCGAATCGGCATCGCATCGCGGTGCACGGTGACCGTGACTCACTGCTGAAATGCCTCCGCCAGTTCACTGCGGGCGCTCGGCCCGACCTGGCATCGTCGGCCCCGGCGCGCAAAACTCCGGCCAGCTTCGGACTCCTCTTCTCAGGCCAGGGAACCCAGTACCCCGGCATGACACTGCCGCTCTACGAGGCCAATCCGGTGTACCGGAGCATTCTCGACGCGGCCGCGGCTGCGGTGAACCAGCATCTGCGCGCTGATGTGCTCGGGGCGCTTTTCGGGAGCCAGTCCAGCTTGGCCGACGCCAGCCTGGCACAGCCGGCCTTGTTCATCGTTTCCTATGCACTGGCAAGCACGCTGCGGGAGAGCGGGATCGAGATCGCCTTCGGGATAGGTCACAGCCTCGGTGAGATCACCGCGGCCTGCCTTGCCGGCGTGCTCACCCTCGAGGATGCGACCAGGTTGGTCGCCGTACGCGGGCGGATGATGGAGTCATTGCCGCACGACGGTGCGATGTTGTCGGCAGAACTGAGCCTCGCGGAGGCCGAAGCGGTTCTCGAAGCGGAGTCGGCCTGTGCCGTCGCGGCTGTCAACGGAGAGCACGCGTTGACGATTTCGGGGCCAATCGATGCCGTGGAACGAACTCACACGTTGATCAGGCAGCAAGGCCGGAAGGCGGTGCGCTTGAATGTGTCACAGGCATTTCACTCGCCAAGCATGAGCCCTATCGTCGAGGATTTCCGCCGCGAACTGCAGGGGCTCGAGCCCGGAGATGCCGAATTCCCGATCTTCTCGACGGTGCTCGGCAGGCAAGTCGTGGGCCAGGAGATGAATGCCGACTACTGGGCCGAGCAGATCCTTGCGCCCGTGCGGTTCTCGGATGCCGTGCGGGCGGCCTTGAGTTGGACAGTTCCCGCGTATTTCGCCGAGGCCGGCCCCAGATCTGTGCTGCTCAGCCTTGCCAGACAGTCCGAGATGGCCTCGGAGGCGCGCATGCTGGCGTTGTGCAGCGGTCCCGATTCAGGGGGGACCGAGTTGCTCGAAGTTGCTGCGGCAACGATGCGCGATGGGTATTCACCCGACCTCGACGCACTCTGCGGGCGCTCGACGGACTTCGCGTTTCGGCTCCCGCCTTACGTCTTCGATGATTCCAACCGATTCTGGCTCGACCGTCCAACCGTCCACGGCGAGCACATGTCGAACACCCAGACCACCGATGAATCGGCGAACGGCGCGCCGGCATCGTGCTCACCAACGGGCGATGTCGTCACAGCCGGAATCGTGGACATGATCGCCGATGTCGGCGGCTACCCAAGCGGCACGCTCGACTTGTCCAAACGACTCGTCGAGGACCTGGGGTACGACTCTCTGCTCCAACTCCGGCTGCTGGAGCGGCTTCGGACGCAGTACCCGCCACTGAGCGACGTCAACGTCGTCGAAGTTCTGCCCAGCATCGGCAGCGTCGGCGATCTGGTCGGCTTCATCACGCAACGGCTCAGCCTGAGCGGCGAGACCGGATGA
- a CDS encoding methyltransferase — protein MTVQISPKVIRVVERARGALSRAHQRTAPPHVAILEMLLEGWTAQAITAAVQLGIADALADGPLPLEDLASRVEADADALRRLIRALIGRGIFRQRKDGRYELNALADTLRPDARFSAAGPARMFGSQEHREIWSHLADAIRSGEGIVPVLYGTSGFEFLNQDPERVEVFGKCMADITEMVVGSLVAAYPFDAYPTIVDVGGGTGQNLAAVLNAAPASKGVLYDLPAVVADVEPLLRARHVADRVQVAEGSFFDSVPPGGNLYMLKQIVHDWPDAEAVRILQNVRSAATTGATIVLIEYVVPDDNRDHVGHWSDLEMLVMQAGRERTAAEYRSLLDAAGFHMTRVVPTISPMSLVEARAR, from the coding sequence ATGACCGTGCAAATCTCACCAAAAGTCATTCGCGTCGTCGAACGCGCACGGGGCGCGCTGTCGCGCGCTCATCAGCGAACGGCCCCGCCGCACGTGGCGATACTGGAGATGCTTCTGGAAGGTTGGACCGCACAGGCGATCACCGCGGCCGTGCAACTCGGTATCGCCGATGCGCTCGCCGACGGCCCCCTGCCCCTCGAGGACTTGGCGTCTCGAGTCGAGGCCGACGCCGATGCGCTGCGCCGCTTGATCCGTGCGCTCATAGGCCGCGGAATTTTTCGGCAGCGCAAAGACGGCCGTTATGAGCTGAACGCACTGGCCGATACCTTGCGTCCGGACGCACGGTTCTCGGCGGCCGGTCCGGCCCGCATGTTCGGTTCACAAGAACATCGCGAGATATGGAGTCACCTGGCGGATGCGATCAGATCCGGGGAGGGGATTGTCCCAGTACTGTACGGCACCAGCGGGTTCGAGTTCTTGAATCAAGACCCGGAGCGCGTCGAGGTGTTCGGCAAATGTATGGCCGACATCACCGAGATGGTGGTGGGATCTCTGGTCGCCGCCTACCCGTTCGACGCATATCCGACCATCGTCGACGTCGGGGGTGGGACTGGCCAAAACCTGGCGGCGGTACTGAATGCCGCACCCGCGTCGAAAGGGGTCCTCTATGACCTGCCGGCCGTCGTCGCCGACGTCGAGCCCCTGCTGCGCGCGCGTCACGTCGCTGATCGCGTGCAAGTCGCGGAGGGGTCGTTCTTCGACAGCGTTCCCCCGGGCGGGAACCTTTACATGCTCAAGCAGATCGTTCATGACTGGCCGGACGCCGAGGCGGTCCGCATCCTGCAGAACGTCCGTTCGGCGGCAACCACGGGAGCGACGATCGTGTTGATCGAATACGTGGTCCCGGACGACAATCGCGACCATGTCGGGCACTGGTCTGACCTCGAGATGCTGGTAATGCAGGCCGGCCGTGAACGCACCGCTGCGGAGTACCGGAGCTTGCTTGACGCCGCGGGGTTCCACATGACCCGCGTGGTTCCCACCATCTCGCCCATGAGTCTGGTCGAAGCCCGAGCGCGATAG
- a CDS encoding alpha/beta hydrolase, with the protein MDLSDLAAARESGQLLFAQPKYHAGIPLTVCDVAVNRSRGAAKIPVRIYASDQRSTPAPVLVYLHGCSYVMGGLAMADFTARLLVEWADVSVVTVDYRLAPEDPYPAGLEDGYAVLCWVADNGLEFGLDAGSVGLLGEGVGGGLAAALALLARDRGGPRLAAQFLDAPLVDDRLQTPSMKTLVDTPMWRPVDYSLGWRHYLKGIAQPGGADVPIYAAPARASVQELVGLPRAFVTTYQIDPTRDEGLRYANRLMQAGVPTDLEHYAGAFHIAHAIPGTTIGLRMISDRVKAIRRMLVA; encoded by the coding sequence ATGGATCTTTCGGATCTTGCGGCGGCCCGGGAAAGCGGACAGTTGTTGTTCGCTCAGCCGAAATACCATGCAGGGATTCCGCTAACCGTTTGCGACGTTGCCGTCAACAGGAGTCGAGGCGCGGCAAAGATACCCGTCCGCATCTACGCGTCGGACCAGCGGTCCACCCCCGCGCCCGTGCTGGTCTACTTGCACGGCTGCTCCTACGTGATGGGCGGGTTGGCGATGGCCGACTTCACCGCCCGACTGCTCGTCGAATGGGCCGATGTTTCGGTGGTGACCGTCGATTACCGACTGGCACCCGAGGACCCGTACCCCGCGGGTTTGGAGGACGGCTATGCGGTCCTGTGCTGGGTGGCCGACAACGGCCTGGAATTCGGCCTGGATGCTGGGTCTGTCGGACTTTTGGGTGAAGGCGTGGGCGGCGGCCTGGCGGCGGCACTTGCGCTGCTTGCTCGTGACCGCGGCGGTCCCCGGCTGGCCGCCCAGTTCCTCGATGCCCCACTTGTCGATGACCGGCTGCAGACCCCGTCGATGAAGACCCTCGTCGACACCCCGATGTGGAGGCCGGTCGACTATTCGCTTGGCTGGCGCCACTACCTGAAGGGGATCGCACAGCCGGGCGGCGCGGACGTCCCGATCTACGCAGCGCCGGCCCGCGCTTCGGTGCAGGAACTGGTCGGACTTCCGCGGGCGTTCGTGACCACCTACCAGATCGATCCGACCAGGGACGAGGGCCTTCGCTACGCGAATCGCCTCATGCAGGCCGGTGTTCCAACCGATCTCGAGCACTATGCCGGGGCATTCCACATCGCTCACGCCATCCCCGGAACGACCATCGGGCTACGAATGATCAGCGACCGCGTCAAAGCAATTCGACGGATGTTGGTGGCGTAA
- a CDS encoding helix-turn-helix transcriptional regulator: MSPLVGRSEEVRSIADFLSAATDSATGLQIEGDPGIGKTTLWLDALQRARHQGIRVLATRASEAESVLAYAGLADLLTEVDHGVWADLPPPQRRALAAALLSEEQTAVRGVEQRAVGAAFLTVLARLAGESPVLVAVDDMQWLDGSTRAAVAFAARRLSGPVAWLCTQRSGTASSSGRWLDLSRPDAVRRVRLPPLSVRELHDALIAQLEHPIPRPRLLRIHQVSGGNPFYALELAREIDQGGAGLDLRLPDSLSEVTHSRISRFDDDAAEALLAIASLADPAIRVVAQAIDVAPPRLLEMLGEAETRQIVTIDGISIRFTHPLLAHAVRVRANPLARRTIHRRLAQVVTEPELRARHLALADPVGEPETLSALDAGADVARGRGAPAAAAELLEMAIGLGGATEDRLTLLAQCLFDAGDPRRAREALETAAELAAGPRRAKALQQLAMVRLYDDSFLEAAQICQQAVVDCGDDAALRVTVMTTLAFAQLNTGERDAALATAEQAVTVAENTNLPDALCRALSMRAIMRFMNGEGIAPSDLNRIAALDRLDTAMPVSLRPSVQTALLRGWTGEFAAARNVLAQLAQRCEAVGEEGELIFLEFQLVLFDTWLCELGRAAEVADEAQQRARQLGGGAALFIALSLQATVAAYQGRVEEARRHIQSALTAGVGSGYNLMLSWVISVHGFLELSLGDHAGALAALEPLLPMVYLVPRYTEAVGAGFVPDAAEALINLGRLDEAERLVATLESNGARLERAWMLAVGTRCRALLSAARGDVEAAVTHAQAALVHHDRVDMPFERARTLLVLGRLERRLRHWRAAAAVLSEALLIFESVGTPLWAEQARADLDRGTAGRTRSPGLTPRERRVAELAAAGMNNHHIAAKLFITRKTVEVNLSRIYHKLGIHSRIELYHVMNDADSEPAAHE, encoded by the coding sequence GTGAGTCCGCTCGTCGGCCGCAGCGAAGAAGTCCGCAGCATCGCCGATTTTCTCAGTGCGGCGACCGATTCCGCCACGGGGCTGCAAATCGAAGGCGATCCGGGTATCGGGAAGACCACGCTGTGGCTAGACGCCCTGCAACGCGCACGGCACCAGGGCATTCGCGTCCTGGCCACCCGGGCAAGCGAGGCCGAGTCGGTCCTTGCCTACGCCGGACTGGCCGACCTGCTGACCGAAGTCGATCACGGCGTGTGGGCCGATTTGCCGCCGCCGCAGCGACGCGCGCTGGCGGCGGCGTTACTCAGCGAGGAGCAAACCGCGGTGCGTGGGGTCGAGCAGCGCGCGGTGGGCGCCGCGTTTCTGACCGTGCTCGCAAGGCTGGCCGGAGAGTCACCGGTCCTGGTCGCCGTCGACGACATGCAGTGGCTGGACGGCTCCACCCGGGCCGCGGTGGCGTTCGCCGCCCGACGCCTGTCCGGCCCGGTGGCATGGCTGTGCACCCAACGCAGCGGTACCGCATCGTCATCGGGGAGATGGTTGGACTTGTCGAGGCCGGACGCAGTTCGCCGAGTCCGGCTGCCGCCGTTATCTGTTCGCGAGCTGCACGATGCGCTCATCGCGCAGCTCGAACATCCCATCCCGCGGCCACGCCTGCTGCGCATTCACCAGGTCTCAGGCGGAAATCCTTTTTATGCGCTGGAACTGGCCAGGGAGATCGACCAGGGCGGTGCCGGACTCGACCTTCGACTACCCGACAGCCTTAGCGAGGTGACGCACTCACGGATCAGCAGGTTCGACGACGACGCCGCTGAGGCGCTACTAGCGATCGCCAGCCTCGCCGATCCGGCGATACGCGTTGTCGCGCAGGCGATCGACGTCGCGCCACCACGCCTCCTGGAGATGCTCGGCGAAGCCGAGACGCGACAGATCGTCACCATCGATGGCATCAGCATTCGCTTCACACACCCTCTTCTGGCCCACGCGGTCCGCGTGCGGGCGAACCCGCTCGCCCGGCGGACCATCCACCGCCGTCTCGCCCAGGTCGTGACGGAACCCGAGCTGCGCGCCCGCCACCTAGCGCTGGCCGATCCGGTCGGTGAACCGGAAACACTCAGTGCGCTCGACGCCGGCGCCGACGTCGCCCGCGGGCGCGGCGCACCGGCGGCCGCCGCGGAGCTGCTGGAAATGGCCATCGGGCTGGGGGGCGCCACCGAAGATCGCCTGACCCTGTTGGCGCAGTGCCTATTCGACGCCGGCGACCCACGCCGGGCGCGCGAGGCTCTCGAAACGGCGGCAGAGCTAGCGGCGGGCCCTCGCCGCGCCAAGGCCTTGCAACAGCTGGCGATGGTGCGGCTCTACGACGACAGCTTTCTCGAAGCCGCGCAGATTTGTCAGCAGGCAGTGGTCGACTGCGGCGACGACGCGGCGCTGCGGGTGACCGTCATGACCACGTTGGCGTTCGCGCAACTGAACACCGGCGAGCGGGACGCTGCCCTGGCGACCGCCGAGCAGGCAGTTACCGTTGCGGAGAACACAAACCTTCCCGACGCGCTCTGCCGCGCGTTGAGCATGCGGGCGATCATGCGGTTCATGAACGGCGAGGGCATCGCCCCATCCGATTTGAATCGGATCGCTGCGTTGGACAGGCTGGACACCGCGATGCCGGTGTCGCTTCGGCCGAGCGTCCAGACCGCACTGCTGCGGGGCTGGACCGGCGAGTTCGCGGCGGCCCGCAACGTGCTTGCACAGCTTGCGCAGCGGTGCGAAGCCGTCGGTGAAGAGGGCGAGCTCATCTTCCTGGAGTTCCAACTCGTGCTGTTCGACACCTGGCTGTGCGAACTGGGGCGGGCCGCGGAAGTCGCCGACGAGGCCCAACAGCGGGCCCGCCAGCTCGGCGGCGGCGCGGCACTGTTCATCGCGTTGTCGCTCCAAGCCACCGTGGCCGCCTACCAGGGTCGGGTCGAAGAGGCTCGCCGTCACATCCAGAGTGCCCTCACGGCCGGTGTAGGCAGTGGCTACAACCTCATGCTGTCGTGGGTCATCTCCGTACACGGCTTTCTGGAACTGTCCCTTGGCGATCACGCCGGGGCGCTTGCCGCTCTCGAACCCTTGCTGCCGATGGTCTACCTCGTGCCGCGCTACACCGAGGCCGTCGGCGCCGGCTTCGTTCCCGATGCTGCCGAAGCACTGATCAACCTCGGTCGGCTCGATGAGGCCGAACGCCTGGTCGCCACCCTGGAAAGCAATGGGGCGCGACTGGAGCGCGCGTGGATGTTGGCCGTCGGCACGCGATGCCGGGCCCTGCTGTCGGCAGCGCGCGGCGACGTCGAGGCCGCCGTCACACATGCTCAGGCCGCGCTGGTCCACCACGATCGTGTTGACATGCCGTTCGAACGCGCACGGACGCTTCTGGTTCTCGGCCGGCTGGAGCGCCGACTGCGTCATTGGCGCGCCGCGGCCGCTGTGCTGAGCGAGGCCCTGCTGATCTTCGAGAGCGTCGGGACACCACTGTGGGCCGAACAGGCCCGCGCCGACCTGGACCGTGGTACCGCCGGGCGGACCCGATCCCCCGGTCTGACCCCCAGAGAGCGACGCGTCGCCGAGCTGGCCGCCGCCGGGATGAACAACCACCACATCGCCGCCAAGCTTTTCATCACGCGAAAGACGGTCGAAGTCAATCTCTCTCGCATCTACCACAAGCTGGGAATCCACTCTCGCATTGAGCTCTATCACGTCATGAACGACGCCGACTCTGAGCCGGCGGCGCACGAGTAG